The following proteins are encoded in a genomic region of Zea mays cultivar B73 chromosome 9, Zm-B73-REFERENCE-NAM-5.0, whole genome shotgun sequence:
- the LOC103638589 gene encoding uncharacterized protein, with product MDSESSNLLPQYGDFPCRTSVQQNAQPPNVSTQLRDIVEGPQSTVQVKRRPVARRKLANFCTKEDCRLSQCWLAIKCDPVVNTGQKQQGLWNRLTEAYNHRRGNMPERSTKSLMSRWDTIKTQCSLFSGYMANVLRENSSGLSDADKTSLAASRFATMEKRPFTLLHCWSILKDEPKWMDHSSNKQVRIIEVAPIGSNIIDLDPKDSFLGSTTSKQHLGQDASKGKTKKARSSSITVSSSDEYLAKMDDLSLQRLSVYQTTMAFEQQKAERDDQFRKQQLEIEQQKLAIERERLERQKRIDEKAEEERILAIDMSICNPAQRAYYKKLQQQILSKIQADMSNIE from the exons ATGGACTCTGAGTCTTCAAACTTGTTACCCCAGTATGGGGATTTCCCATGTCGAACTTCAGTTCAACAAAATGCACAACCACCAAATGTTTCAACTCAGCTACGAGATATTGTCGAAGGACCACAATCAACTGTCCAAGTGAAAAGAAGGCCAGTGGCGAGGAGAAAACTTGCAAATTTCTGTACCAAGGAGGATTGCAGGTTGTCCCAGTGTTGGCTAGCAATAAAATGTGACCCTGTTGTCAACACTGGACAAAAACAACAAGGATTATGGAATAGGCTCACCGAGGCATACAACCATCGACGGGGCAACATGCCTGAAAGATCAACTAAGTCACTTATGAGTAGATGGGATACCATAAAAACACAATGCTCACTATTTTCTGGCTACATGGCAAATGTCCTACGAGAGAACTCTAGTGGGTTGTCCGACGCTGATAAG ACATCTCTAGCAGCTTCTCGATTTGCTACTATGGAGAAGCGCCCATTCACTCTTTTGCATTGTTGGTCTATTCTAAAGGATGAACCAAAGTGGATGGATCATAGTTCCAATAAGCAAGTTCGAATTATTGAAGTTGCACCAATTGGATCGAACATCATCGACCTAGACCCTAAAGACTCTTTTCTTGGTAGCACAACATCAAAGCAACATCTAGGTCAAGATGCAAGCAAGGGAAAAACTAAAAAGGCTCGATCAAGCTCAATCACTGTAAGCTCATCGGATGAATATCTTGCCAAAATGGATGATCTTTCTCTACAAAGGTTGTCGGTTTACCAAACAACTATGGCATTTGAGCAGCAAAAGGCAGAGAGGGATGATCAATTTCGTAAACAACAATTGGAGATTGAGCAACAAAAGTTGGCCATTGAACGAGAGCGTTTGGAACGCCAGAAAAGGATTGATGAGAAGGCAGAAGAGGAGCGTATCCTAGCAATTGACATGTCCATTTGCAATCCTGCTCAGCGTGCATACTATAAGAAGTTGCAGCAACAGATCCTATCTAAGATACAAGCCGATATGTCCAATATTGAATGA